One genomic window of Moorella glycerini includes the following:
- a CDS encoding PHP domain-containing protein, with amino-acid sequence MLPLVYADLHIHTLASDGSLAPAAALEQAKKIGLKALSFTDHESLAGYYQAYKYAREFDLDLLPGIEMVTSFKGQEIHLLGYNFDPYSPGLISALQTICRERNFLARQVIRRLQALGFNLSWEQALKLIPPGGVLGKNHILQLLRQNGYVQEPAQTIEFLRYYLAPGGLAYIPYDGNPLPRAVSLIHAAKGIAILAHPGLIRDEGLLKLILEEGIDGLEVFYYYLGDKGRDAIRYFYRLALDRGFLITGGTDFHGIYAPVEMGAMGISARMVARLKDYKEVPV; translated from the coding sequence GTGTTGCCCTTGGTATATGCCGACCTCCACATTCACACCCTGGCCTCGGACGGCAGCCTGGCGCCGGCAGCAGCCCTGGAACAGGCGAAAAAAATCGGCCTCAAGGCCCTTAGCTTTACCGATCATGAAAGCCTAGCAGGTTATTACCAGGCTTACAAGTATGCCCGGGAATTCGACCTGGATCTCCTGCCTGGAATTGAAATGGTTACAAGTTTTAAAGGCCAGGAAATCCATCTCCTGGGCTATAATTTTGATCCCTATTCTCCTGGATTAATCTCCGCTTTACAAACCATCTGCCGGGAACGAAATTTCCTTGCCCGGCAGGTCATCCGGCGCCTGCAGGCCCTGGGTTTTAATCTTAGCTGGGAGCAGGCTTTAAAGCTTATCCCTCCCGGAGGTGTCCTGGGTAAAAACCACATCCTGCAGCTTTTACGGCAGAACGGTTATGTGCAAGAACCGGCCCAGACAATTGAATTTTTACGATATTATTTAGCCCCCGGCGGCCTGGCCTACATCCCTTATGATGGTAACCCCTTGCCCCGGGCGGTATCCTTGATTCACGCCGCTAAAGGTATCGCCATCCTGGCCCATCCCGGCCTGATCAGGGATGAAGGGCTATTAAAGCTCATCCTGGAAGAGGGCATTGACGGCCTGGAGGTATTTTATTATTATCTAGGGGATAAAGGGAGAGACGCTATCCGTTATTTCTACCGGCTGGCCCTGGATCGAGGGTTCCTCATTACCGGAGGCACCGATTTTCACGGTATTTACGCGCCGGTGGAAATGGGGGCTATGGGCATTTCCGCCAGGATGGTTGCCAGGCTAAAGGATTATAAGGAGGTACCTGTATAA
- a CDS encoding D-alanine--D-alanine ligase — protein MKIAVLMGGPSSEREISLKSGAAVAAALAGLGHEVMKIDLDEEVVAKLKAFAPDVVFNALHGRPGEDGSVQGLLEILGIPYTGSRVLASAITMDKIMTKRILRQAGLPTPDFLSWTAGQYAAGREEVKKRILKDLGLPVVIKAPTQGSTIGTFIVREEGELTPAIEGALKYDPCFMAEAFLPGPEITAAILGNSDPRVLPLIEIVSHTGFYDYTAKYTPGLSDHIIPPRLPEAVLAAATSLARQAYTLLGCRGFARVDMIVARGQVPQVIEVNSVPGMTATSLVPDAARAAGLDFPALVQKIVDLALEA, from the coding sequence ATGAAAATAGCCGTCTTAATGGGTGGCCCTTCTTCTGAAAGGGAAATTTCCTTAAAGAGCGGGGCCGCTGTTGCTGCCGCCCTGGCAGGCCTGGGGCACGAGGTAATGAAGATTGACCTGGATGAGGAAGTTGTTGCTAAACTAAAGGCCTTTGCTCCTGACGTTGTGTTCAACGCCCTGCACGGCAGGCCGGGAGAAGACGGTTCGGTCCAGGGCTTGCTGGAGATTCTGGGCATCCCCTATACCGGCAGCCGCGTCCTGGCCAGCGCCATTACCATGGATAAAATCATGACCAAGCGCATCTTACGCCAGGCCGGCCTGCCCACCCCTGATTTTTTGAGCTGGACTGCCGGCCAGTATGCTGCCGGCAGGGAAGAGGTAAAGAAACGCATTTTAAAGGACCTGGGTTTACCGGTGGTCATAAAAGCCCCGACCCAGGGTTCCACCATCGGCACCTTCATCGTCAGGGAGGAAGGAGAGTTGACTCCCGCCATTGAAGGCGCCTTAAAGTATGACCCCTGCTTTATGGCCGAGGCTTTTCTTCCCGGGCCGGAAATAACGGCCGCCATCCTGGGCAACAGTGATCCCCGGGTCTTACCTCTAATTGAAATTGTTTCCCATACCGGGTTTTATGATTATACGGCTAAATATACCCCCGGTTTAAGTGATCATATTATCCCACCCCGGCTGCCGGAGGCCGTCCTGGCCGCAGCCACCTCCCTGGCCCGCCAGGCTTATACCCTCCTGGGCTGCCGTGGCTTTGCCCGGGTGGATATGATTGTGGCCCGGGGCCAGGTTCCCCAGGTTATTGAAGTCAACAGTGTTCCCGGCATGACAGCCACCAGCCTGGTCCCCGACGCTGCCCGGGCTGCCGGGTTAGATTTCCCGGCCCTGGTGCAAAAAATAGTCGACCTGGCCCTGGAAGCCTGA